The DNA window CTATTATTGATAGATTAAATTTATAGCAAGTGCTCCCCTTCTTGCACTTGGCAAAAAAGGGAGAAAAGAGAGATTATTTCTCAAAAGCTTTTTGCAGGCTAAATGGAAACGCTTGATAGCCCATAGCATTTGTCATCTTTATCTCGATACTAGGCTCTTTTGCACCCCATTCAAACTCATCGATGTGCGGGCTAGGAAGTCCTACTGGTCGACCTTTTGCGATGTCAAACTGCATGCCAGCAACGGCTGAATAGACCATCACGCTATCAAGGTCATCTTGATACTGCGTAAGGCTAGTGACCGAACTATACCACTCTTTGCCACGCTCTTTGCCGTACTCCCAAATTTGCTCAACAGTCTTTTTCTTTTCATCTATCTTATAAACGACTGCGCGAGAGTATTTCATGCCAGCGATGGCTGGTTGCTCCATGCCCCTTGTGTCGCCGTTGTCAAAGACGCTTAGATAAATTTCGCCTTTTTTAGACTTGCTATCTATCCTAAATGCCGTGTGTTGCGTCCATTGCCAGTCAAAGCCACCTTTGTCGCTCTCGTATCCTGGGCATTTTGAGTACTCATCTTCGCAGACTATTTTGTTGCCTTTGCTATCAACTGGCTGAAGAAGTTTATCTTTAAATTTATCGCTCCAACCTTTGTGAGCGCCCATGATCCATTTTACTTGTTTATCGCGGCCGATCTTGATGACTGCGTCTTGGTGGCGGCTTGAGATGATGATGCTGTCATCACTTGGGTCGTAATCCACGCTATTTACGTGCGCCCAGTTGCGTCCGGGACCAGCGCCAACTATGTCGCCCCATTTATCGTGCGTATCCATAGACTGAAGCTCATCTGCGCTTGCAGTGTGGCCTGCTTTTTTAGCGTCTATGTTTAAGCAAACTGCGCCTTGATCAAGTGTTTTTAGCACGATGTCACGGTAAGGATCGAGGATTTCATATAGTCTAAAGTCATCAACTACGTTGCCATCTCTGTCAAGCTCAACGATCACGTCACGCACTGTTCTTACATTTTTACCATCAGCCCTTTTATAGTCAGCATTTGCCACGCGCAAGAAGTAGTGTCCGTTTTGTGCTACGTCCATTGAGTGAGAGAAGTCGTTGTAGCTAGCTGGTAGCTCGCGGTTAAAAATTTCTCTACCCATGATGTCGTATTTTGCGTATCTTTGACCATATCCCCAAGTCATCGCACCATCGTCATTTTGCTTAAAGCCCATCATTACGCCAGCGTGAAATGGCTGTTTTAGATCATAAATTTTGCTTGGCTCAAGGTACCATCTAACCTCACCTTTTGTATCAAGGATGAAGTTATTTGGGCTGTAGTTCCACTCGATCGCACCGCCAGCTGGGTTGTTCCAAACGACTTTTGTGCCCTTGCCGGTTTTATTTACAAAGTTATTTACGTAGTATAGGCGGTTTGCAAATTTAGCGCTTGCTGGCTTAGTAACCTCGATCTTGTCAAATAGCGTGCCCTTTTGATTTGGCGTGCCTGAGCTTTCTAGGTAGATGGCTGGGGCATAAATTTTATAGCTCTCTTTTATGTGTTCAGTCTTGCCTTTGTAGCTCTTGTCGTACTCGACTTCAACGGTATTTTGATAGTCAGGATACATGCCAAAAACTGGGATGCCACCATGTGTGCGAAGATGCTTATCAGCCACTTTGTAGCTTATCACCTGACCGCCTTGTTTTGGCACGATGGTTACTTTGGCATTGCTTAATGTGTAGCCGCCATTTTTGATGACTGCTGTAAGTGGGGCAGTATCGTATGGATTTACCACTACTTCGCCTATTTGCCCAGTGATAGCATAGTCTAGTTTAGCCCCGCTTGGACCGCCTATCGCAAAAGCGCTTGAGCAAAGTACAGAGGCTAGTGCAACACAACTCAAAGTCTTTTTCATAACATCTCCTTTAGATAAATTTTATAAACTCTACTCATAAAGCTTATAAAATTTAGAAAAAGCCTTGGAACGCCCAAGGCTTAAAATAGGTAAAAGGAGTAATAAAAAATATTGCGTCCTTCGTAATTGTAATAAAACCTTATAACATAAAAATCACGATAAACTTTATAATGGCTTAAAATCTAAATTTATATTAAAAATTTTTGCCTTTTTGGATCTTAAGCTAGCATTTACGCTTTAGCACTTATAATCAGCCCCAAACAATGGAGCAGAACTTATGACACTAACTTACAATGCAAAGAAAATTTATGAAAATTGGTTTGATTCAAAAAGTGAGCTTGAAGAGAGCAATGCTAGCTTTTTAGAAGATTATTTAAATTTTTTAGGCGATATTGGTGAAGTGATAAATATTGATGAAAAAACAAGGCTTTCGGTTATCATCGCCTCTCTTTGCGTGAGTAAAGGTGCAAAAAGCTCATTTAAAAGCTTCGTTAGGGCTGCTTTAAATGTAGGCATATCAGCAAAAGAGATAAGAGAAATTTTATATCAAGCAGTGCCTTATGCTGGGCTTGGCAAGGTAGAAGATTGTATATTTTTAGCTGATGAAATTTTTAATGAGCGCTACATAGAGCCTGAGAATATGCCTAAAAAATCAAGAGAAGGCAGAGGTGAACGAGGCCTTGAGATACAAAGAAAACTCTTCCCAGCGGTTGATAAATTTATCGCATCAATGCCAAATGATCAAAAACATATAATGGAGTTTTTATCGCAAAACTGCTTTGGCGATTTTTATGCAAGAGATGGGCTTAGTTTAGAGCTTAGGGAGCTTTTGACATTTGTCTATATCACGACTCTTGGCTTTGCAAAACCACAGCTTTTAGGGCACATTGCTGCAAATTTTGGTATCGGCAACGATAGAGCTAAACTAATAAGCGTTGTTACGACACTTATACCATTTATAGGCTATCCGAGTGCTTTAAACGCATTATCAGCAATAAATGAGATAAGTTCTAGTAAAAATTAAATTTTTAATCAATGCGATATCTTATAAATTTCAGCCAAAATTTATTCTAGCGTTAAATTTGCGGTTGAGCTTGGTTGTAGAATAACTCAAAATAAATCATCTAAAGGAGATTATCATGAGTTTTCTATCTAAATTTAGCAAGGCTATCTTTGCTGTTGCGGTAGCTGGAGCGATTAGTGCTAGTGCATTTAGTGAGGGCGAGGACTACGTTAAGCTTGAAAAGCCACTAAGCGCGGGACAAAATACACTAGTTAAAATTTTTAGCTACGCTTGCCCATTTTGCTATAAGTACGACAAGAGCGTCACTCCAAAGGTAGTTGAGAAAATTCCTGGACTAAAATACGAGCCATTTCACCTAAAGACAAAGGGCGATTACGGCGAGGTTGCGAGTAAGGTTTTTGCCGTGCTTATCGTTATGGACGAGGCAAAAGGTGTCGGCTTATTTGATGAAAATTCGCTATTTAAAAAGGCTAAATTTGCCTACTACAAGGCTTATCACGACAAAAAAGAGCGCTGGAGTGATGGCAAAGACGCTGAGGGTTTTTTAAAGACTGGTCTTGAGGCAGCTGGCGTTAGCAAGGCTGATTATGAAAAAGAGCTAGCTAATCCAAAAGTGACTGAGCTGCTTAAAAAGTGGGACGAGAGCTATGACGTGGCCAAAATTCAAGGCGTGCCAGCATTTGTCGTAAATGGCAAATACCTCATCATGACAAAATCAATCAGCTCGCTTGATGGCATGGCAGCACTCATCGAAGAGCTTCTTAAAAAATAAGGCGTCACATGAGCTTTTTTAAAAAAATGGCTAAATTTCAAGACTCACGCATCTCTTGGGCGATCTTAGTCTTTGTAAGCGTCGCGCTTGTTGTTATCGCGCACTCGCTCTTTCAAAACTACGCTTATATGCCTCCTTGCGAGCAGTGCGTCTATATACGTTTTGCATTTTTATGTATGGCACTTGGCGGCGTGATCGCTATCATAAATCCTAAAAATTTACTATTTGCTCTAATTGGCTACGTCTTTGCCTTTTGGGGAGCGGTGCAGGGCATAATGTATAGCGTAAAGCTAGCCAAAATCCACGATGCAGTGCATGGTGATGATCCTTTTGGCATGCAGGGCTGCTCTACTGAGCCACACTATCCATTTGGTTTGCCACTTGAGAAGTGGGCGCCTGACTGGTTTATGCCAACAGGCGACTGCGGATATGACAGCCCTATGGTGCCTGATGGCGCGGTGCTAAGCGATCTGCAAAAGAGAATAGTTGATCTTTACGCTGATGGCTGGTATCTTGTGCCTTCATCTAAATTTATGTCGATGGCTGATTGTACGCTACTTGGATTTGGTGTTTGTTTTGTAGTGCTTGCACTTATGCTCGTTTCAAAGCTTTTATCCTTTTTAAAATGAATTTAGTTAGCCCAAATTTGGGCTAACTTAGGATATACTGCAAGTATGGGTCTTAATTTAAAATCACAAAATATTAAAATCTACGCCATCATCTTGCTTGCTAGCCTTTTTGTGATACTTCTTGGGCTAAATATTTACAGCAATGCCAAAGAGAAAATCATAGAGCTATCTGATAAAAATAACATAGCAGTTAGCAAAAATATCGTAAATAACTTTCAAATTTGGCTTGATGAACGTATAAATTCACTCATTCGTGCGTCAAAATTTATACAAAATGCAGACATCGTAGATGACGATGAAAAGATAGCCGGCTTTATAAAGCTCTTTAAGCAAAACGCGAAAGAATTTGATCTAATGCAGCTTTTAAGGGATGATGGAGAAATTTTTGTAGATGGAGAGAAAATTTTAGAAGAAGTTATGCCAAAAAGTGAAAGAGCAGGGCTTATCTGGTATGTCGAGACAAAAAATACAAATGCCCCAAGCGTAAATTTCATGCAAAAACATAAAATTTTAAAGGGCTCAACTCTAAATTTATGCGTTCCAGTCACAAAACAAACGAAATTTAAAGCAGCACTTTGTGGCGTCGTGCGTATAGAAAATATCTTTAATAGCATTAAAAATTTTAGCCTTGCACCAAATTCTTACTCATTTTTGGTGACTCATAGCGGTGAAATTTTAACATCGATACCTGATCTTGCTTTAAAAAAAGAGATCGAGGAAAAATTTAAAGAGTTGTTTTTAAAAGATGAAGACATTACAAGCTTAAAAATAGGACAAAATTTAATCCAAGTAGCTGAGATACCAACGATAAATTGGTTCATAGGAGCTGGCACAAATAACGAAGAAGAAATTTCAGCTTTAACAAAAGAAGCTTTAAAAAATGCTCTAAGCTTGCTCTTTGCCTTCGTTGCGCTCACATTTTTGGCAAATATTCTTCATAATTTTATGTATAACAAGATAAAAAAGATACAAGATGAGTATGAAACATTGCTAACTCATAGAGCCAAAATGAGTGAGGCTGGCGAGCTAATAAGTGGTATCAATCATCAATTCATTCAGCCTGTAAATTCGCTAAAACTAATGCTAAGCTCGTGCATAATGTTAAAAAAAGAAGGTAAATTAAGCGATGAGGAGCTAATAAATTTACTTGAAAAAGGGCAAAGCTCGGTCAAACTTCTTTCAAGTACTATTGAAATTTTTAGAAATTTTTACAAAAGTGCTGAAAATGTGAGCGAATTTGAGATACAAACAAGCGTTAAAAATCTAATAACACTTATGCACACAGAGCTTAGCCGTGCAAATGTTAGTGTAAAATTTAGCGGCTTTAACGAACAAAAAGTTCGTCAGATAGAAAATATAATCCAACAAATTTTACTAATCCTAATACACAACGCAAAAGACTCACTTGTCGAAAGCTACAAAGATGAGCCACTAAAACGTATCATCGAGATAAAATTTAGAAGCTTTGAAGATAAGTGCTACATCGGAGTTTATGACAATGGAAATGGCGTAAGCGAGCAAATGAGCGAGAAAATTTTTACTTGGCTAAATACCACCAAAAAGCAAGGAAATGGCATAGGACTTTATTTTGCTAAAAAGCTAGCACAAGAAAAGCTAAATGGTGACGTAAGACTCGTAAATAACGCAAAGCCAACGGTGTTTGAGCTAAGTTTTGATATAAATTTAAAGGACTAAAATGCAAGAAGTCTTAGAAATTTTAAAAAAGACGTCTGTCTTGGTAGTCGAAGATGACGATATGGCAAGAGAGCTTATTATTAGCGGACTTAAACCTTATTGCGAGCAGGTAATTGGTGCTTGCAATGGACAAGATGGCGTGGAGAAATTTAAAAAGCAAGGCTTTGATATTGTGATGAGTGATATTCACATGCCAGTGCTTAATGGCTTTGAGATGATGAATGAGATGAAGCGCATAAAACCGCACCAAAAATTTATCGTCTTTACCTCTTATGATAGCGATGAAAATTTGATAAAAAGCATGGAGGAAGGGGCGATGCTTTTTTTAAAAAAGCCTATTGATATGAAGGATCTTAGGTCAATGCTTATTAGTTTAAGTTTTGAACGAGATGAAAAGCTGGTTTATTTAAGCGATGAGGTGAGTATAAATTTAAAAAGAGAGAAAATTTATAAAAACGGCATTGAAATTTATCTTAGCTTTTTGCAAAATAAGATATTTTGGCTCTTTGCTTATAATCTAAATAAGCTAGTTACTTATGAGATGATAGAAGAATTTGTCTATGAAAGCGATGTTAGCAAGGCGGCTATCCAAAATGTGATACTTCGTCTAAAGCGTGAGCTTGGTGTGAAATTTAAAAATATCAGCGAGAGTGGATATATTTTAATCACAAAATCTGAATGATTTGGAATTATCGCCACCTTGTACCATAGTACAATATACAAAAGTAATTAAATATACTAAAATACCGACAAATAAAAATAAGGAATAAAGATGGCAGCAGTAGCTGGTATAGTTAAAAGTGTTTCATCTGATGTTATAGCGATAGACCAAAATGATCATGTAAGAGTTTTAGACGTAAATGATAAAGTATATATCGGAGAGGCTATAAAGGGCGAGAGCGAAAGTGCAAGCATTACAATCACTGCAAATGATGGACAAGATATATCAATAAACGGATACGATACTCTTTGGCTAGATAGTAGCGTAGTAAGCGATGATATTGGCGAGTCTAGTATAGATACTGACGCATTGTTTAAAGCACTTCTTGGCAATGATTATGTATCGATTTTAGATCATATAAATGAAAAAGTAGATGATATCCTTAGTGCAACCAATTTAGAGCAAGAAGAGCTAAATGATGAGGCTAGCGTAAATATTAGTTTTAATGAAATAGATCCAAATTTAGCAAATGAGCATGGATTAAGAGAAGATGATCTTTTAGCTAAAATGAATGAACATAAAGAGAGCGATAAGCAGATAGATCCTAGCTTTGAGCATACAAATCTTAACGCAACTACGATATATATAGATATCGATAACGACTTAAATAAACTTTCATAAATTTGAGCTTTTTGCTCAAATTTCTTCTGTTTTAAAAAACTCAAATTTATCTAATATCCTCTATAATAAGCCAAAAATTTCAAAGGAAAACGATGAAAAAAATTCTAATCATCGCAGGCTCTTGTAATAGCGGCACAGCTGGGCTTCAAGCAGATATAAAAACATGTGCTAGGCTTAATTGTTATAGTGCAACAGCGGTAACTTCTTTGGTCGCTGAGACTACGGATGCTGTAAAGAGTGTATTTTGCTTAGAGCCTAGTTTTGTCAAAGATCAGCTAAATACGCTTGCGGAAGAATTTAGCTTTGATGCGATAAAAATTGGCATGCTATTTAGTGAAGAGATCATGGAGGTGGTGCGTGAGTTTTTACTAGCTCAAAATACCAAAGTAGTGCTTGATCCAGTTTGCGTCTCAAAAAGCGGACACAAGCTTATAAAAGATAGTGCGGTGGCAAAACTAAAAGAGCTAATGAGTTTAGCAACGGTAACTACTCCAAATTTAGATGAGGCAAATGTGCTTTTTGGCGATAATTATAAAGATCTACCTTGTGACGTCATCGTAAAGAAACATATCAGCGAAGATAGCAGCATAGACACACTTTATAAAAAAGATGGCTCACTAAGAAATTTTAAAACCCCACTTGTTAATCCGCTTGTAATGAGTGGAACTGGTTGTAGCTTTTCAACTGCACTTGCTTGCTTTTTAGCAAAGGGCAAGAGCTTAGAGGAGTCTATACAACTTTCAAAAGAGTATATTTGCTCTATCATAAAAGAGAGCATAGATACAAAACTTGGTAAAAATCGCTTACTTTGGCATGGAGCGAAGTAAAAATTTATCCCTCTGATCTTTGCACGGCAGCTGAGTGAGTGATGATGTCGTGCAGATTTAGTTTATCTTTTCTAAAGAAACAAAGGCAAAGTCCAAGTATGCTAAAGCCAGCAAAGGCAAAGCAAATTTGGCGCAAGATGGTGTGAAAAAAGCTTAGTTTTCTACCGGTTTTTAGGTTTATTAGATAAATTTCTTGTGCTTTGTAGCCTGGAGTTTGTGCTTTTATGCTAAAAAAAAGGCACATTATAAGTGAGATCAGGCTATTTGCACCAAAAATGGCAATTTGGTTATGCAAAAATGCCTCTTTGCCATCAAGCACAAGATATGTTGTCGCATAAAATATAGGCATACCGATGATAAAAAGATCGATGATAAATGCCTTTACTCTAGCCCAAACAGGTGCGATTTTTGCCTTTTGTTTTGCCAACTCAATTTCCTGTATTTATGTAGATACGGCTAAATTTCTCCCAGTCATATAGATAGACTAGGTTGTCGCTCTCGCCGCTATCATGCGTGACGCAGAGCATAGTAGAGGCACGTGAGACCTTGCACCAGTGACTATAGAGATCAAGTTTTTTGATATCGCTTTCTAGTACACCAAAACAGCCTATATACTCATAAATGCTAAGATCAAAAAAACTCTTATTTTCGGTCCTTAGCAAGCGTTTTTTGCTATTTTCTTGCATTAAACTAGCTCTACGCCTTTACCATTTACTACTTCACCGATCACGTAGCCATCGCTATTTGCTAGGACAGCATCAACATTTTCTTTTGGTACAACCAATATCATGCCAACGCCCATGTTAAAGGTTCTCATCATCTCGCTATCTTCTACTTTTTGAGCGATGATTTTAAAAATTTCAGGCGTTTTTATAACGCTTTTTTGTACTTTTGCACCAAGTCCAGCAGGGAAGACGCGAGGCAAGTTTTCAACTATGCCACCACCTGTTATATGCGCCATTGCCGTAATCTTATCTTTTAATCTTAAAAAGTCGCTCACGTAAATTCTAGTTGGCTCAAGAAGTACGTCGATGAGCTTTTTATCGCCTACTTTTTCATCAAATTTTAGTCCAAGCTCGCTTACCACTTTTCTTGCAAGAGAGAAGCCATTTGAGTGTAGACCACTACTTGGAAGCGCGACTAAAACGTCACCAGATTTTACAAATTTGCTTCTGTCGATCTCATCAACCTCAGCGATACCAACGGCAAATCCAGCAAGGTCAAAGTCGCCTTTTTCATACATCGAAGGCATCTCCGCTGTCTCACCGCCTATCAGCGCGCACTGGGCTTTTTTGCAGCCATTTGCGATACTTTTTACTACCTCTTTGGCGCTCTCTATCTCGAGCTTTGCTGTTGCGTAGTAGTCGAGGAAAAAGAGCGGTGTAGCGAAGTTGCAGATGAGATCATTTACGCACATTGCAACTAGATCCTCGCCCACGCCGTCAAATTTCTTAGCATCGATAGCTAGGCGAAGCTTTGTGCCGACACCGTCAGTCGCGCCTAGAATGGCTGGATTTTTATACCCGCTTGGTAGTCTGACCGCTCCTGAAAATGACCCAATGCCACCTATAACATTTGGTGTTTGTGTAGATTTTACGAAAGGCTTTATCGCCTCAACAAAGCTATTTCCAGCATCTATATCCACTCCAGCATCTTTATAGCTTATCATCTTTGTCCTTTTTTGTAATTTTTTAAAACTTTAGCCAAAAGTTGCTAAAATTGTCATCAATTTTCAAAAATGGAGCGAGTTTGCAGAAATTTCCAAACGCTTATGCTATTACAGGCTCTATTGCTAGCGGTAAAAGCACTGTTTTAAATTTGCTAAAAGAACAAGGCTTTAGTGTGATTGATGCGGACGTGATCGCTCATGAACAGCTTGAAATTTGTAAATGTGAGATAGCAGAATTTTTTGGCGAGCAAATTTTAGATGAGACTGGCAAGATCGATCGTCAAAAACTTGGTGCCATTGTCTTTAATGATCCAAAAAAATTAAAAATTTTAGAGCAAATTTTGCATCCAAAGATAAAGGAAGAAATTCTATCTTGCGCTACGAAGCTTGAGTGCTTGAGGCAGGTTTATTTTGTGGATATCCCCTTATTTTTTGAAAAAGAGGATCGATACACCGAGTTTAAAAATATAGCTGTGATCTATGCACCAAAAGAGCTTTTGTTAAGTCGCCTAATGAACCGAAATGGTCTAAGTTTAGAGGATGCAAAAGCTAGAGTAGAGCTTCAGATGGATATCGAGCAAAAGCGAAAAAAAGCAAATTTCATCATAGATAACAGTGGCGATAAAGAAAATTTAGAGCAAGAACTCGATAAATTTCTAAGGCAAATTTGCGGCTGAGTTTATATAAATTTGGTAAAAAGTAGAGCAATTTTAAAGGAAAAATAATGCGAGTTTCAAAGTATAACGCTAGTGGCAACGATTTTGTCATATTTCATACTTTTTTGAGTAAAGATAGAAGTGAGCTAGCAAGGCAAATTTGTAACCGAACAAACGGCGTGGGAGCTGATGGACTCATCGTGCTTTTGCCTTACGAAAAGGGCGTGAAATGGGAGTTTTACAACAGCGATGGAAGCTACGCTGCGATGTGTGGCAATGGCTCGCGCGCGGCTGCTAGATATGCCTATCTAAATGGTCTTGTTAGTTCAAACGAATTTGTCTTGCTAACTGGTAGTGGCGAGGTTGTGGCAAGTGTGAAAAACGAGTGTGTCGAGGTTGTGCTAACAAGTCCAAAAATTTTAAGCGAGCCACTAAATGAAGGCGGCAAAACTTGGTATTTTTACGATACAGGCGTGCCACATCTTGTAAATTTCACACAAAATTTAGATGAATTTGACGTCAAAGAGTGCAGGGCACTTCGTCAAAAATACAATGCAAATGTAAATTTAGCCAAATTTGAGGATGGAATTTTAAAGGTGAGAACCTATGAAAGGGGCGTGGAGGACGAGACGCTAGCTTGTGGCACTGGCATGGCGGCTTGCTTTTACGGCGCTACTTTAAATTTAAACGCAGCGCAATGCCTAAAAGTCTATCCAAAAAGCGGCGAGGAGCTTGGTCTTGGGCTTAAAAACGGCAAAATTTTATTTAGCGGAGCGGTGAAACACTGTTTTGATACAAGTATTGAAATTTAGTTTTTAGAGCGAGTTTTATACTTGCTCTTGGCTAGTTTGGTTAGCAATGGTAAGCAAATTTTTCAAATTTATATTACTAAATTTGCGCCTAGCTGATGAAGTAAAATTTTATAGTGGTATTAATTTAAAATTTGAATACAAAATAACTAAGTTAAAGTCTCGAAAAATAAATTTTAATAAAAATTTGAATAGAAATTTAAAAAAAAGAAGATCTCCGCCGAAGCGGAGAAAAGGTGTTATTTCAAAGCATCTTTTGCTTGTTTTGCAAGTGCCGCAAATGCCTTCGCGTCATTCATAGCTAGATCAGCTAAAATTTTTCTATCAAGTTCGATGTTAGCTTTATTTAAGCCATTGATAAATCTTGAATAGCTAATGTCGTTTAGTCTGCAAGCTGCGTTGATACGAACGATCCATAAACGTCTGAAATCACGTTTTTTCTGGCGTCTGTCGCGGTATGCGTAAACTAAACTTCTCTCTAGTTGCTCTTTAGCTTTTCTAAAGTGTTTGTGTCTAGCACTAAAAAAGCCACGTGCTAGCTTTAAAACTTTCTTATGGCGTCTTCTTCTAACTACGCCTGTTTTTACTCTTGCCATATTTATCCTTTTACAAATTGGCGCTCACGAAGTGAGTCTTGCCCCTAAATTTGGGGGAGTTTGAATGACTTTTTGTCAAAAACTTAAATCTACGCTGC is part of the Campylobacter concisus genome and encodes:
- the dapF gene encoding diaminopimelate epimerase, which gives rise to MRVSKYNASGNDFVIFHTFLSKDRSELARQICNRTNGVGADGLIVLLPYEKGVKWEFYNSDGSYAAMCGNGSRAAARYAYLNGLVSSNEFVLLTGSGEVVASVKNECVEVVLTSPKILSEPLNEGGKTWYFYDTGVPHLVNFTQNLDEFDVKECRALRQKYNANVNLAKFEDGILKVRTYERGVEDETLACGTGMAACFYGATLNLNAAQCLKVYPKSGEELGLGLKNGKILFSGAVKHCFDTSIEI
- the rplT gene encoding 50S ribosomal protein L20, which produces MARVKTGVVRRRRHKKVLKLARGFFSARHKHFRKAKEQLERSLVYAYRDRRQKKRDFRRLWIVRINAACRLNDISYSRFINGLNKANIELDRKILADLAMNDAKAFAALAKQAKDALK